The proteins below are encoded in one region of Mangifera indica cultivar Alphonso chromosome 7, CATAS_Mindica_2.1, whole genome shotgun sequence:
- the LOC123221740 gene encoding wall-associated receptor kinase-like 2 has translation MKQRFFKRNGGLLLKQRLSSNNASDIGQINLFTSKELEKATDNYNTNRILGQGGQGTVYKGMLAEGRIVAIKRPKRVDKKKVEEFVNEVVILSKIDHRNVVQLLGSCLETEVPLLVFEFIPNGTLYQHIHHQNEAFPITWEMRFRIAVEISSALSYLHSAASVQIYHRDIKSTNILLDDKYRAKVSDFGSSRSITFDETHLTTQVQGTFGYLDPEYFQSSQFTEKSDVYSFGVVLTELLTGEKPIRSTDSGEEKSLVAYFLCAMKENRLFEILDDRVLKEGDREEILKVATIASRCLSPNGKKRPTMIEVAIQLAGIMKASSPALVLQQNHEETDCGDMTSHFTTSSSFCSVSSSDTVNFPN, from the coding sequence ATGAAGCAAAGATTCTTTAAAAGAAATGGTGGcttgttattaaaacaacgCTTGTCTTCCAATAATGCAAGTGATATTGGGCAAATAAATCTGTTTACTTCAAAGGAGTTGGAAAAGGCTACTGACAATTATAACACAAACCGAATTCTTGGTCAGGGAGGACAAGGCACTGTTTACAAAGGAATGTTGGCAGAAGGACGGATAGTAGCAATAAAAAGGCCCAAGAGGGTGGATAAAAAGAAAGTTGAAGAGTTCGTTAATGAGGTggtaattttgtcaaaaattgATCACAGAAATGTGGTACAATTATTAGGATCTTGCTTGGAGACAGAAGTGCCTCTCTTAGTCTTTGAGTTCATTCCTAATGGAACTCTTTATCAGCATATTCATCACCAAAATGAAGCGTTTCCAATCACATGGGAAATGCGCTTCCGCATTGCTGTAGAGATATCAAGTGCACTATCGTATCTACATTCAGCTGCTTCAGTACAGATCTATCACCGAGACATCAAGTCAACAAACATACTTTTGGATGACAAATATAGAGCAAAAGTTTCAGATTTTGGATCTTCAAGGTCTATTACATTTGACGAAACTCATTTGACAACTCAAGTGCAGGGAACTTTTGGATATTTGGATCCAGAGTATTTTCAGTCAAGCCAATTTACAGAGAAAAGTGATGTTTACAGCTTTGGAGTAGTTCTCACTGAGCTTCTAACTGGTGAAAAGCCAATTCGTTCAACCGATTCTGGAGAAGAGAAAAGTTTAGTGGCATATTTTCTTTGTGCAATGAAAGAAAATCGTCTCTTTGAAATCCTTGATGATCGAGTTTTGAAAGAGGGTGACAGGGAAGAGATATTAAAGGTTGCTACTATCGCAAGCAGATGTTTGAGCCCCAATGGAAAGAAGAGACCAACAATGATTGAAGTAGCAATCCAATTAGCAGGGATTATGAAAGCATCAAGCCCAGCTTTAGTTCTCCAACAAAACCATGAAGAGACTGATTGTGGTGACATGACCAGTCACTTTACAACTAGTTCATCCTTTTGCTCTGTATCATCAAGTGATACTGTTAATTTTCCAAATTGA